tcatagAATATCAGTGAAGATGAATGTCAAGAGGAAAGGAtgaataatttgaaattttatcTGAATGAAATCACTTCATCTCCTGATGGTGCGTTACTAAGGAAGTGCaaattagattttaaaaaatatttaattactgcTGTCCAATGCTTTGTGTTATGTCCGTTCCTTTAGAGGTCTCAATAGAAGCTTTTCACAAAGAATGGAAGACCGATTATAAAAGATTGGAGAGAGTCCATTCCTATATTCAATGGTAAGAAATACACatttagaaatttttaaaatgtcatatcTTCACATTAACtcaatttaaaatgtcattaggTTGTTTCCCCTTCGAGAACCTGGAGTGAACTACATGGCTAGTGAACTTACCAAGAGGGAGATCCAGGTATGCGAGGTCCACCAGTAAAGTATACCACCGTAACGTAATGTTCATACTGTCCAgtctgagctgctgttttttcacAGGAGTTCCGTAAAAATGAGGAGGCAAAGCGGAGGCTGGTGGAATCCTATGAGCTTATGCTGGGTTTCTATGGCATACAGCTGCTCAACAAGGAGACAGGAGAAGTAAAACGTGCTGATAACTGGAGGGAGAGATTTGCCAATCTTGAACGGTCAGTGCAGGCTCTGAAACAAGTTGCTGAAAGATGCTTTTTCTCACCACGCAAAAAGTTATGCATCTCAGTCTACAGTTTGTCTCTTGCTTGCTAATTTTGATGGAAATAATTGAAGCAGCAGATGACGGTTACCATTTTTCTATTCAAAGGAGGGCGGTTACTTTGACTGTAAGATATCCAGTGTTTGCACATCATACACAAAGATTTTGGCTGACTGTGTAGTCTTGATGCTGGGTTTTGTACTCCGCATCAAGACACTAGTAGTGCCTAAAGAAACCACACTGATTTATAGCAAGTGCACTTCAGAattaaaatcaatacatttgtatgaaaaaatattttccattttctcttaGAAGGGcaaagtaataaatgaaaagaattagTTAACCTGCTAGGGCTCTCCCTTGTgatcatttattccttttttttctggctcAGTTTCAGATTTTTGATCTTACAAAACCCTTATAATTACACCTTCCTTGctgcatttaattttgaattcCTTTATCTCAGGTGGTTTGTGTATGCTCTGAAATTAATAAGTTTTGAGGTCCAAGGATTTCAATtgttgcaacaaaaaaaaatcactgatgCTGACAGACAATGTCTCCATTAATAGAGACTACAATACTTTCAACTGAGATCTGGGGCAAATAAATGGGGAAAGGTTTGAAACCACAAGATTAATGTGAATACATGTATTTGGTTTAAAtttgttgttcttttcttgACAGAAACATGCACAACAACTTGCGCATCACCCGTATCCTAAAGAGTCTGGGGGAGCTGGGATTTGAGCACTACCAGGCTCCACTAGTGCGTTTCTTCCTGGAAGAGACGTTGGTCCGGAAGAACCTCAGCACAGTGAAGCGCAGTGTGCTGGACTACTTCCTGTTTGCTGTCCGGAACAAGAAAGAGAGGCGGAACCTTATAAAATTTGCTTTTCAGCACTATGAGCCCAAGGACAAATTTGTTTGGTGTCCCAGAAGGATTCAGAAGCGTCTGAAGAAAAAGTCAGAGAAAAAACAGGAGGCAGCCAGCAGCAAAGACAGCTTTACAGCAGATGAAGGTCGGTCAAAGAGCAACATCAAGGACATTGAGGCTGGGAATGCCCGTGGGGAAGAGAAGACTACTGACACCATGGAGGTTCAAAAGCAGGTTGTGGATGAAGAGAGTGTTGACTCAGGCATGTTACAGGAGGGATCTTCTGTTGACCCTGAACCGCCAATGAAGGAGTCCACAGATGGCTCTCAGTTACTGGATAATGGAGAAACTGACCACTCCAACAGCACAGAATCAGATTGTGAAAACAGCAACGGAGGGAAAAATGGCTGCCAAatgaaggaaagcatctgcaAGTCAGAAAAGGGCAAAGCAACAGACCTGGGTTCAGTTGCCTCTGAAAATGGAAtgggaaagcaaagcaagaaGAAAAGGGAAGGAATTGCTGCAATGTCATGCAATGGCTCAGGAGAGGAGCTCCCAGACAGCCAGGATGTGGAAATGGATGGATCACTGTCCCCAGATGATGGTCACGATGAGTGGCAGCTCCAAAACTGCCCTATGAGCACCGAGACTCGCAGGTTGGCCAGGGAAGGTAGCGGAACCATTTCCCCGCCTCCAGAAGAAGGTCGTGCAGAAAAACAACCCAGGACTGATTTTGGTGATGCTTTCACTACAACCAGTAACGGGGAGAAGACCAGCGATCCAGGAAAAGTGGCAAATAAAGAGGCAACCAATGGTCCAAACCTGTTAACGCAGAGCACTGTCACGGTGTCAGAGGAAAACGTGGAGACCAGGGATAAACGGACAAATTCAACTGACAGCCATGGCTGTGGTGAGGTTATGGACATTGAGTCctcaaaaaatatacacatggATTTGTGTCGATTGTGAGCTGTGAGCAGCAGAAGGAACATACCATACATGAATTAATTTCCTGGACCTACAATGAAGTAGTTAAGAAGTTACTGAAAATAAGTTTTGATTGTATTCCACGCCTTAGAGTAGATATTGAAGGGATCATCTTGGTTCCTAGCAAATGGTGGACCACTTCCTGAAACTTTCATTGCTACATTGTTTACGTCCTTGTTGTCTAAGACCAGGTTTGCTTCTGTCCTTTTGAGAAACAGATTTTAACTTATTTGTGCTATTCTCATCAACTGGATAGAGTAATGCATTTCATGACTGATGTTCATTTGACTTTAGCCGCCTAGTGCTGGCCAGGGGCATCTGAGTTCAAATTTGTCGAAAAGCAGGACTTAACATGATAAAACTTATCTGGGAGACTTGTAatacaatgttaaaaatgtggtTGTCGGTACAGTTTTTGCACATTGTAGGCTGAAAGTATTTTGTGTAATACATCATAGAAAATGTtctgtgtttcagaaaaaaaattttaatctgTTAACCAGAAAACTGTCCAGTATGTCATGAATGCAGTTTTTTgcactgtttaaataaaaaatgagcagCATAATTCCTTTACTTTGCCATATATGCCtgtacaacaaaataaaagtacttcacataatgaaatacatacatacatacatacatacatgaacaCATGATTGTACTTTAAGTGTTTTTAAGGAATTGTTGTGCATAACATTTCCATGACATGTTGCCAATTAATTGTATGAATTGCGAAGAATAGCCAAGTAGTTGACTTTTTGATTGTATTAAATACACGCAGTATGGCCATGATGTGTCATTTGAAATGGCAATTTGAGGTTCTTTTTTCTCATGAATTAGTCTGAATGAAAGATTTCAGCATGTTTCCTTGTGGATAATGAATATTGGAAAAATTTTGACCACTTTCATGTTGTTCTTTTAATAGAAAATCTCAGGAAGAATAAAGATGAGATAAAGgcttgtatttgttttttctttgatcTGTGGTCTTTAACTTACTCTACATGCAAGTCTTGTTTATTTGACCCTGTTGTAATAATCTAAATGAAGGTGAAGTTTAATAAATGAAGGTTTCTACTGGATTTTTTAAATCCACATAACTCTTATCAACATGAAACAAAGACTGACATCAGTTGTGATGTCACCAAATTCCAccaaagaagtgtgtgtgtatacgtacacacacacaccttttctgaaccacttgtcccatgcggggttgtggggaactggagcctacctggcaacacagggcgtaaggccagaggggacacacccaggacaggatgctagtctgtcacaaggcaccccaagtgggactcaaaccccagacccactagagagcaggacctggtccaacccggtctaacccactgcgcccccccaccaaaaaagTAATTCCACCAAAATTCTTAAGGTATGTATATTCTGAAATTAACATTTAGAATTTATATGATTTTTAATGTCTGTGGGAGGTGATAAAGGAATTATATTCAAGATAATTTACACTCACCTACTGTAACTCAGCTGTAAATCATTCACATTACAAATATGGGAATTGGGAATTTTGATAATTCtcttaaaagaatatttttttctagtgTACATCCTTTATATTTTACTATGCTCTTTTTACCAGACTATATTTTACTTGTCTCCTATGTCCTTTGTGACTTGGTATGTTTGATAATCAACTTTTCAgcgattcacccatttagacagcagaTCATTCTTACGGTATCAGTtgggggtaaatactttgatcaagggatCTACAGcaaagtgggattcaaaaccaGCGACCTTCAGTTGTACCCATTACATGATGTGTATTACTGCTGGTTTAGGACCCCCTGAAAAGGAACTTTGTAAAGTACAGTCCTTGGAATTATTCACATACgtgaaagaaaaactgaagaaaagctTAAAGTATCCCAACAAACAACGGAGTCTTTTCCAGTGTGGAAAGAACAGTATTCTCTGTTTAGCAAGACTTCCGACTGTAATATGTGTGGTTAAACTTAAATCGGGactttgtcacattttaatgGATGGCAATTTGATgtgcaatattttaattatcCCCATCAGCAGCTCGTGTCAGGAAAGTATGCGAAGCCCAGTCCTCTGGGAATCCATGTGCTCTGTTCCCCCGGCTCTCCCCTTAGTCCCACCTCGGTTCCTCCCGAGCACCAACACACAGAAAGAGGTGCGCAGACACGAACAGACACCCTCTCCCAAGTGAGGTCTTCCGCAGTTCCTCCCGGCTCCCTCCTTGGTCCCACCTCAATTCCTCCACAACGATCCCTCCCCCgcctgtgccaccacacacacacacacacacagccccagcCCGCATCCCTTCCCCCATCCACCTTTCCGGCAGTGTGACtgaggtcagtgtgtgtgttcattcggAGGCTCAGCATACTGAACTCAGAGAAGGAGCTCCGCTGTAGGCGCTGGGCAGTGTGCGCTCCGCTCCGTTCTGCTCCGCTCAGCTCCATGAGCCACGAGGACGGGCTGTTTCACCGACGTTGCTCCTCTTCGCTGCGCGAGAGCCATGGCTACCTTCTCGCTTCTCGGCCTCTTATTTCTCTGTCATCTTTTAACATCGTCCTCAGCGCAGGTACGTGGGGACTTGGACTTATTTCACATCCTTCGGAAGCTGGGGTGGCCGTTGTGAGATGCGTGTCAGGTGTCCTTAGAGCATGAGGAAGACACAGCAGCTGAAGTATGAGCTGTTTTTTTGGTGCCTGGCGGGTGGTACCCACTTGTTGTTgtagtacattacatttacgtttacttttattcattcagcagacgctttgttttctccaaagcgacgtacatctcagagaaatacaatttgtgcattaggaaaaagagaaacatagttgcagacgtgattcttcccttgtacccttgagccagaTAGTTACCCTAacgctcctgtaaaattacccacctgtataaacgggtaaatcactggcttaacattgtaagtcgcttcggagaagcTTCAGCTAATTAAACAGAGGTAACGCAAGTCTTCAGTATGGGAATGGATTGCTGCTCCAGTTGATAAATCAGAATGTCCtttggctgatttttttttcaaatttaatactTTAAAAGATTGTCGGAACCAGTTGGGCCACAGACATTTCCCACTATTTTTCGTGTTTCagttgttggaaaaaaaaaaaaatgtatctatgTGTGATAACATGGCAACATTCTTCGCACGGTTAGAAAGAGCGTCATTTCTTCTCTTGCAGCCCTGCGTACAGGTATCATGGTCAATGGTATATTGTGCGAGGGGCTGCTGGGCTCGAACGCGCCAGTTGGAACGGTGAGGACTGGAGGGTCCTGCGCTGGAATGCACGCTCGGGGTGCAGATGTGGCCCCTGTCGCACAAAGAGCACCTTTGTTCCTGAGCCCCTCTCAGGGAAAAGCCTCGTGCCCCTCACAGCTGCTAGCaaagcattaaaatgcaaaaaggaagagaagaaagTAGTAACTGATA
Above is a genomic segment from Scleropages formosus chromosome 2, fSclFor1.1, whole genome shotgun sequence containing:
- the ogfr gene encoding opioid growth factor receptor; the encoded protein is MPDRGFVSAMEDDLVCDYDSTWDTESDADELAESTPRRSGHDKSQKSWGFWSNPSSRNLRAAKDMQNYRRGYPNISEDECQEERMNNLKFYLNEITSSPDEVSIEAFHKEWKTDYKRLERVHSYIQWLFPLREPGVNYMASELTKREIQEFRKNEEAKRRLVESYELMLGFYGIQLLNKETGEVKRADNWRERFANLERNMHNNLRITRILKSLGELGFEHYQAPLVRFFLEETLVRKNLSTVKRSVLDYFLFAVRNKKERRNLIKFAFQHYEPKDKFVWCPRRIQKRLKKKSEKKQEAASSKDSFTADEGRSKSNIKDIEAGNARGEEKTTDTMEVQKQVVDEESVDSGMLQEGSSVDPEPPMKESTDGSQLLDNGETDHSNSTESDCENSNGGKNGCQMKESICKSEKGKATDLGSVASENGMGKQSKKKREGIAAMSCNGSGEELPDSQDVEMDGSLSPDDGHDEWQLQNCPMSTETRRLAREGSGTISPPPEEGRAEKQPRTDFGDAFTTTSNGEKTSDPGKVANKEATNGPNLLTQSTVTVSEENVETRDKRTNSTDSHGCGEVMDIESSKNIHMDLCRL